In the genome of Acidobacteriota bacterium, the window CCGTCGCTGAACACACCGGGGGCAAGTTGCTCGGGACCACCGTGATCGTCACTGTCGCCGAGTTACTCGAGATGAGGGTATCGTGCGCCCGGTAAGTGAACGAGTCGCTGCCGTAGTAGCCAGGGTCCGGCGTGTAGACGAACGAGCCGTCCGGATTGAGCAACAGCGTGCCGTGGTTCGGTCCGGTCAGAAGGCTGGCCGTCAATGTCGCGTGGTCGACATCGCTGTCGCCGGCCAGCACGCCGGGCGCGGCCACCGTCAGCGTCCCGTCCTGACCGATGCTGAAGGCGTCGTTGACCGCCACCGGCGCGTCGTTCACGGCGGTGACGGTGATGGTCAAGGTTTGTGGCTCGCTGGTGTCCACGCCGCCATCGGCAACCCCGCCGTTGTCCTTCAGCAGCACGGTAATGGTCGCGGTGCCGAAGGCGTTGGCGGCCGGCGTATAGGTCAACGTGCCGCTGGCGGAGATCGCCGGCTGAACCGAGAACAGCGAGGGGTTCGGGTTGACCAGCTGGAACGTAACAGTCTGCGACGACTCGCCAGGTCCCGGACTGATCGCGGTCGCCCAGCTCATGCTCTGGGCTCCGGAATCTTCATCAACCGTCTGGGCCGCGCCACCGGTGAAGCTCGGGACGTCGTTCACGCCGGTCACCGTGATCGTGAAGGTCTGTGGCGCACTGGTATTGCTGCCACCGTTGAGCGTGCCGCCGTCGTCTGCGAGCAGAACCGTGACGGAGGCGGTGCCGAAGGCGTCGGGGGCAGGTTGGAAGGTCAAGGTGCCGTCAGCGGCCAACGCCGGCTGCGCGACAAACAACGCGGTGTTCGTGTTCGTCACCGTGAAGGCGACGACCTGCGCCGACTCATCCACCGGGCCGGCCGTGATCGCCGTGGCCCACCCGACAAAGGTCTGCGCCCCGGAATCCTCGAGCACGGTGGGTGCGTTCCCGCGCGTGAAGCTGGGCGGGTCGTTGACCGGCGTGACGGTGATGGTGAACGTCTGGGGCGTGCTCGTGTCGACGCCGCCATTGGCCGTACCACCGTTGTCCTGAGCACTGACGGTCACGGTTGCTGAGCCGTTCGCGTTGGGTGACGGGGTGTAGCTCAACGTGCCGGTCGCGGATACCTGGGGTTGGCCTCCGGCCGTGAACAAGGTGCTGTTATCGTTCGACACGACGAACGACACCGTCTGCGTCTCGCCCGCTCCTGCGCTGATCGCCGTCGCCCAATTGGCGACGTTCTGCGCGGCGGCATCTTCGGCCACCGTCTGATCCGGCCCCTTGGTAAAGCTCGGGGCATCGTTCACGCCGTCCACCGTAATGGTGAACGTCTTGGCGGTACTGGTGTTGGTGGTGCCGCCGCCATCGTCTTGGGCCCGTACCGTCACCAGCGCCGTACCGGAGGTGTTGGCGGCCGGCTGATACGTCAGCGTGCCGTTGGCCGTAATGGCCGGCGCCACGGCGAACAAGGCGGGGTTGTCGTTCGAGACGAGGAAGGTCACCGTCTGCCCCGACTCGTCGGCAGGACCGGGGCTGATGCCCGTGGCCCAACCCGCCAGGGTTTGCAACGGGGCGTCCTCGATCACGGTCGGAGGCGCGCCGAGGGTGAAGCTCGGGGGATCGTTCACCGCGGTCACGGTAATCGTCACGGTGGCCTGGAGGCCGGACACCGAACCGTCATTCGCCCAGTAAGTGAAGGTGTCGGTGCCGTTAAAATCGGCGTGAGGCGTGTAGTCAAACGAGCCGTCCGCGTTGAGCAGGAGCGTGCCGTGCGAAGGCGCCCAATCCATGGTCGCCGTCAGCGTGTCCCCGTCCGCGTCCGCGTCGTTGGCCAGGACGCCGCCGAGGGCTGCGACCGTGAGTTTGGTGTCCTCGCTGATCGTAAACGCATCAGGCATCGCCGTCGGCGGCCGGTTGAAGTTGTTAACGCGCCAGGTGAACGTCCACGAACTGGAGCTCGTAGAATCCGATTCAGTAACGCGGACCTGATGGCTTCCCTCGGACTCAAACGACAGCGTCCCGATAATCTTCCGGCCCGTGGGGTCGGTCGGATCGACCATGGCGCCGTCAGGCAGATCCGTCACGGTGTAGGTGAAGCCGGGCTGACCTGGGAGGAAGAACGGGACCAGGACGTCGCCCTCGGTGTTTTGACGGTTCGCGAAGCCCACCAATTCGATCGTGATGCGCCCGGTCCACCGTTTGGGCAGGGCCTCGTCGCGGGCAGACCAGACCCCGGCCTCGCTCTGGGTCCGGTAGTAGATCGTCGTGACGCCCGGTTGGCGTAAGGTCACGACCGCGCGTTGCGTCGGGGGCAACGGGTCGCCCGTGTTGAGCACCGCCAGAAGGTCATTGCCGGTCTCATTGGTACCGACAATCTCGTACTCAATCTGCTGGATTCCGCCGGCATCACCCTCTGATACGGCCGCATCCAGGTAGACGTCGAACTGGTAGTCGTTCGGGCCCACCTGCAGCATCGTCGTCACGCCCGATACCTGTGGCTCGTCACTCGGCGTTGCCGTGATGACCGGCGGCGGAGCCGAACAGTCCGCGATCTCGACTACTGTCTGAATCGGCTGTACGTCGGTCGTCTGCGGCGCCGTGGCGGTGGCCAGGACGGACACATTGCCCGGGGTCGTCGGTGCTGTCAGCGAGTAGGTATAAGCATAGGTCTCGAGTTCCTCGAGATCGACCGGCCCCGTGT includes:
- a CDS encoding Ig-like domain-containing protein produces the protein MAGASVVAMLVAVIVAAQAGTFQEKYEGELYGVRRESQLPGFLGGVAYANGTLYAAQADLGNLIAYADDSSPGCTVTLLNSEGLVPNQLAVVDLEVVDVDEVTGTTTVTKQALLVSDSSVNRVMAFDIPACDTLGTPVDAGHLFTMLLDWPENPTPPELTEGQIAVINGMSMAPGSKFRLTTDDTADPTLSVVGTFAAAWAVGFGQQYPGALLAYRNQDFEFDSSTGYFTESAPFRQLTNNGRTREAFGVAFDAGTPVSGSRLFLVDTFEFNITAYGPDLEPTSLFTFGDSAGGETERFTEPFGIAFQPDGGDPAGGRLFVADALNNRVVAYRLRADESTLDPLFSIALPESESGGLKGQPYGVAVEPSSGKLAVSDDASNEDGTVTLYRAWVLQTRNLVAYNLEVLDASGVVVPGVCAGDPYQLRFSLTVPATRPPVEGATPSLTVGGQVITGPNTGPVDLEELETYAYTYSLTAPTTPGNVSVLATATAPQTTDVQPIQTVVEIADCSAPPPVITATPSDEPQVSGVTTMLQVGPNDYQFDVYLDAAVSEGDAGGIQQIEYEIVGTNETGNDLLAVLNTGDPLPPTQRAVVTLRQPGVTTIYYRTQSEAGVWSARDEALPKRWTGRITIELVGFANRQNTEGDVLVPFFLPGQPGFTYTVTDLPDGAMVDPTDPTGRKIIGTLSFESEGSHQVRVTESDSTSSSSWTFTWRVNNFNRPPTAMPDAFTISEDTKLTVAALGGVLANDADADGDTLTATMDWAPSHGTLLLNADGSFDYTPHADFNGTDTFTYWANDGSVSGLQATVTITVTAVNDPPSFTLGAPPTVIEDAPLQTLAGWATGISPGPADESGQTVTFLVSNDNPALFAVAPAITANGTLTYQPAANTSGTALVTVRAQDDGGGTTNTSTAKTFTITVDGVNDAPSFTKGPDQTVAEDAAAQNVANWATAISAGAGETQTVSFVVSNDNSTLFTAGGQPQVSATGTLSYTPSPNANGSATVTVSAQDNGGTANGGVDTSTPQTFTITVTPVNDPPSFTRGNAPTVLEDSGAQTFVGWATAITAGPVDESAQVVAFTVTNTNTALFVAQPALAADGTLTFQPAPDAFGTASVTVLLADDGGTLNGGSNTSAPQTFTITVTGVNDVPSFTGGAAQTVDEDSGAQSMSWATAISPGPGESSQTVTFQLVNPNPSLFSVQPAISASGTLTYTPAANAFGTATITVLLKDNGGVADGGVDTSEPQTLTITVTAVNDAPVAVNDAFSIGQDGTLTVAAPGVLAGDSDVDHATLTASLLTGPNHGTLLLNPDGSFVYTPDPGYYGSDSFTYRAHDTLISSNSATVTITVVPSNLPPVCSATVSPALLQWPPNHRKVYVTLSGITDPDGQPLTIRFTSIWQDEPTDGLGQGNTMQDGGIESNGATAWVRAERSGLGDGRVYLIDYTASDGALSCSGQVSVGVPHDQRGTPPVLSPGRWNSLDGQPVLPPPAPVAANDAATVATRQSVTIAVLSNDVANGSPLTVTLVSKPAKGTGTATVNADGTITYKASKSTGTMSFTYRITDIYGGTATATVTITVTG